Genomic segment of Deltaproteobacteria bacterium:
GTACTCCGAACCTCGGAGGATTTCCGTCAGGTCCACCAGTTCCATCCCGAATCGCACATCGGGACGGTCGGTACCGAAACGATTCATAGCTTCACGATAACTCATCCGGTGAAACGGTATCCCGATTTCCACCTTCAGGATCTCGGACCAGAGCCGCTTCAGCAGGCCTTCCATAAGAGTCATGATGCGGTGCTCGTCCACAAAGGACATTTCCACATCGAGCTGAGTGAATTCCGGCTGCCGGTCCGCTCGCAAGTCTTCGTCCCGGAAACATTTTACGATTTGATAGTACTTATCGAAGCCCGCGATCATGAGCAGCTGTTTAAAAAGCTGGGGTGATTGGGGAAGGGCGTAAAATCGGCCCGGTTGCACTCGACTCGGTACAATGTAATCCCGGGCGCCCTCCGGAGTGCTACGGGTCAACATGGGCGTTTCCACGTCCAGGAATCCGTTGCGGTTCATGTATTCCCGGATAATGGAGGTGACCTTGTGCCTGGTCTTGAAACTCTCGAGAACGGAAGGTTTCCGAAGGTCCAGGTAGCGATACGTGAGACGAAGCACTTCGGATGCTTCCTGGGCGCCGTCCACTACAAACGGTGGAACGTCGGCCTCGTTAAGGATTTCGATGAGGTCGGCCAAAACCTCCACCTCCCCGGTAACCATGCTCTTGTTCACCATGTCGGCCGGACGGGGGTGAACCGTTCCTTTAATGGCGATCACGAATTCGGCGCGCACGTTCTTGGCTGTTTCCACCGGATCCGGATTCCGGTGGGGATCGAATACCACCTGCGTGATCCCTTCCCGATCCCGGAGATCGATGAAAATGAGCCCTCCCAGGTTCCGAAGGCGGTGCACCCAGCCCATGAGCACAACGGACTGTTCTGCGTGGGCGGATGTCAATTCGCCGCAGTGGTGTGATCGTTCCAGCGTTTCCAAATCGTTCGTTACTCCAGTGTCAATAATGGTTCCAGTTGCTCGGCGATGCCGGTCAGGTCGATTTCCGCCTGCTCTTTGGTTTGCATGTTGCGCAACAGCACCCGGCCCGTTTCGATCTCGGCGTCCCCGATGATGCAAACGAACCGCGCCTGTAACCGGTCGGCATGCTTCATCTGACTCTTGAGACTCTTGTTTTCATAGCTGCAATCTACGGAAATCCCGGCGCTTCGCAGGTCGTGAACAAGCGTGAAAGAGCGCTCCAGAGCAGACGGACCTAACGCCGCTACGTACAGATCCGGCGGTTTCACGGGAGCGAAGTCGCCCACGAGGAGATGCAGTCGTTCCATGCCTATGGCGAAACCGATGGCCGGAGTGGGAGGGCCTCCAAAAAGCTCGACCAGACCATCATAACGGCCTCCTCCCATTACCGCATCCTGAGCGCCTAATTGCGTGGTGACCAGTTCAAAGGCCGTGCGCGAGTAGTAATCCAACCCTCGCACCAGCCTCGGGTTCACTTGGTACGGAATCTCCACGGCGTCGAGGCGTCTTTTCAAGTTCGAAAAGTGATCGTCGCAATCCATGCACAAATGATCCAACGAACACGGCGCATTGACCACTACCTCCTTGCAGGTGGGCACTTTACAGTCCAGGATGCGCAAGGGATTTGTGTCCAATCTACGACGGCAATCCTCGCATAAGCGTTCTCGGTGGGAAGCCAGAAAACCGAGAAGCGCGGATCTGTATTCAGGTCGACAGGCCGGGCACCCCAGACTGTTTACGAAGAGTGTAAGGGATCCAAGTCCCAATTCGGAGAAGTAAAGATGTCCCATGGCAATCAGTTCCGCATCCACGGCAGGACCCGGATCCCCGAATAGTTCCACGTCAATCTGATGGAATTGCCGGAATCGTCCCTTCTGGGGACGCTCGTGCCGAAACATGGGGCCTATGGTGAAAAGCTTCCTGGGCAAGGGTCCGGCGTACAACTTGTTTTCGATGAATGCGCGAACGATGCCCGCTGTTGCCTCAGGCCGAAGCGATACGGAGCGGCCCTGACTGTCCGAAAAAGAGTACATCTCCTTTTCGACGATATCCGTGGCCTCCCCGATACCTCGAGCGAACAGTTCAGTCCATTCCATGGCGGGGGGGCGGATTTCCGAGTAGCCGAAGCGTTGGAACAGATGTCGGGCGCGGCTTTCCAGCACGGTCCAAGATTCCACTTCGGGCGAGAGAACGTCTCGTGTTCCTTTGATTTTCTGAAACAAAGCGTCACCCCCAACAAAAATACAAAAAAATTATTTTAATGGTCCTGCATCTCGAATGTCAAGCCCGCAGCCGACTCCTTGTGCGCACCAATTCCCTGTGGGCGAGGGGTCAAGTCTACTCTTGGCTCTTGCCAGCCTTCTCTGCCTCTGGTGGGACTTTAAATAGAAACGGTCAAGAGCCAAGAGCAGACTTGACCCCTCGCCACGAACTCGAGATGTGGAAATGCGGGGTAAGATAGGTCGGCGGAGAGAGGAATCCATTTTCCAGGCGTCTGCACACGTCCATGGCGAAGGAACATCCGAAATCGATTCCGAAAAGGAATTCGATTCAATCTCTTCCGGGCCATATGGTCAGACCGAAATCCTCGCCTGAAACCGCCAATGGCTTACCAGTTCACCCGGAGATCGTATTTCTTGATCTTATGCCCGAGTGTCTTGCGGTTGATCCCCAGAATCCGGGCGGCTTCCTTGCGCACTCCCTTGGTCTGGAGCAGCACGATCTGGATGTACCTTTTTTCGAGTTGTTCGAGCGTGCAGCCTGTATCGGAAAATGCTTGGAAATCGCCTTCCCTCTGAGAGATGAAGCTTGGAAGGTGCTCCGGCTCGATGGTCTCGCAGTCTTCGAGGATCGATATGCGCTCCACGGTGTGTTCCAGCTCGCGCACGTTGCCCGGCCAGGAATAGGCGCATAGCATCTTCAATGCCTGGGGAGAGACGGCCTTGATCTTACGGCCGGTTTTGCGGCTGTAGGAACTGATAAAATGGTCCAGGAGCAGCGGAACGTCACCGGAACGCTCTCGCAAAGGCGGCAAATGGATCGGCACCACACTGAGGCGATAATAGAGATCTTCCCGAAATACGCCGGCCTTTATCGCCGCACGCAAGTCCTTGTTACAGGAGACGATGATCCTTATGTCCAATTTAATCCGTTTTTGGCTGCCCACCTTCATAAATTCGCGTTCTTGAATGACGCGGAGCAGCTTGGCTTGGATGTTCAGACTGAGATTCGTGATTTCGTCAAAGAAGAAAGTACCTTGGTTCGCGAGTTCGAACAGACCGTGTTTCGTTTGATGGGCGCCCGTGAACGAACCTTTCACATGGCCGAAAAGTTCGCTTTCCAGAAGGGTTTCGACGAGAGCGGAGCAGTCTACGGGAACAAATTCCTGCCGTCCCCTCCGGCTGAGTCTGTGGATGGCGCGAGCCACCAATTCCTTTCCCGTGCCACTTTCCCCGGTGAGCAATACCGTGCTGTCGCTCGGAGCGGCTCGCTCGATTTTTGCAAACACCTTTTTCATAGCCGGGCTTTTGCCGACAATAGAATCCCCGCCCCGTTCCACTCTTTCTCCTTCATGTAATAGAGGGGAGTTTTGCCGGCGCCCGGATACATCCAGGGCTTCTTGAACGATCGATTCGAGGTCGTCGGCTCGGAATGGTTTCACGAGATAGTCCAGAGCCCCGTGCTTCATGGAGTCCACGGCCCCTTCTATGCTGGGGTAATCCGTAATCATAATGACAACGGTCTGGGGGTGGTTATTCCGGATGTGTTTGAGCAGCTCGAGTCCGCTTATGCCCGGCAATTCCACATCCACCAACGCCACGGCGTAGGGTCTGCCCGCCAGCATGTCGAGGGCTTGAAGGCCGTCGACGGCGGTCTGTACGGACAGTCCCTTTCCGCCTAGAAGATTTGAAATACCGGTGCGGATCACGGACCCATCATCCACAACCAGAATGTGATGAGCGGCTTCGTTCATTTGCGATGTTTGAGCTCCACCAAATCCTATCGCATGCAGCGGAAGTCTTGGGCGAAACGATGCGGCTTCTCGCTTCGAGGGCTCGGAAGGGACTGAATATTCATTAGCGGTTTCGGGGTAGGACGCCTCATCGGCGCCCTCCCCCGAAATACGGATTCAAGGATTGTCTCAGAAAGTGAGGGTTAGTCGGACACCTTCGGTCTCGGGTACAGTCCGGCCTGTTTGACGATTTCAGGGACTTTTTCTTCCCATTCAATGGCCATGATATGAAAACCGCGGATACCTGGTTCTTCTTTCAATTCCCGGATCTGCTCGATAGCGAGTTTTATGCCTTCTTCCGCCTGGTTTTCTTTAGGCACCCCCCCGATTCTCTTTATGATTTCGTCCGGAACGTCAAGGCCGGCGACCCGATTCTTCATGTATTTGGCCATGCCCACGCTTTTTATCGGCGTGATACCGGCGAGTATGGCCACTTTTTCATGCAGTCCCCGGTCTCGGGCCAGCTTCAACCACTCCTTGAATTTCTTCATGTTGTAGATGCACTGGGTCTGGATGAACTGGGCGCCTGCCGCCACTTTCTTGGCCAGACGCGGCACTCGGATTTCAAATGGATCCGCGAAGGGGTTGGCCGCCGCTCCGACAAACATGCGTGGGGGATCTTTCATCTCGAAATCGCTCAACAGTTTTCCCTCTTCACGCATTTTCCGAACCGTTTGCAGCAACTGAGTGGAGTCCAGATCGAACACATTGGCGCTGTTGGGATGGTCGCCGAAACGCTGGTGATCCCCGGTCAGGCACAACATCGTATTGATGCCGAAAGAGGCCGCGCCCAGAATATCGCTCTGCATGGCAATCCGGTTACGATCTCGAGTCACCATCTGTAACACCGGTTCGAGACCCATCTGTTTGATTCGGATGCATGCGGCCAGACTGCAAAGGCGAACCACCGAAGTCTGATTGTCCGTCACGTTGATGGCATCCACGTAGTCTTTGATCAAATTGGCCTTGTTCTCAATCACCGAACCGTCGCAGCCGCGCGGAGGACCGCATTCCGAAGTGACTGCCAGATGTCCTGCCGCAAGCACCTTTTCCAATTTGCTCGAAGTCTTCAAACTCATATCTTTATGTCCTCTCTAACGATCTTGCGGGGGCCGCCGTCCCTGCTCGTACTCCAATCCTTCGGATCGACGGGTATTTCAAAGCGGTCCAACTGTCCGAGGGCTTTCAACCGCTCGTAGATCAGATGCCACCCGCAGTCGATGTTTTTATCTACTTCGCATTTTCCCCCTTCAGACCCTCCGCAGGGTCCGTTCAGCATACGCTTTGAACAGCGTGCAACGGGACAGATGCCTCCAGTGGAAGCCAGGATGCACTTTCCGCACGCCTGGCAACGTTCCGAATAGACACCCCTTTCCAGATTCACTCCGATAAAGCACGTGTCCACTCCCGGGAATACGGGTTTGTCTTTGTACCTTTCCGCCATGTATTGAGCGCCCGCACCGCAGGCAAGTGAAACCACGGCGTCGCATTTATCTACAATTTCAGCCAGTTCATTGAGGTACTCCATGTCACACTGCCGTGTTACCGTGGCCTCGAACAATTCTTTCTGTTCTCCGGCATTGGTATAAAAGAGCCTGAGTGAAGAAGCCAGGACTTTGACCTCCTTATCGCCACCGGCTTCGCACACGGTGACGCACCCGCCGCAACCCGCGATGAGCACTTTCTTGGAGGCTGCTAACGTTTCTACTATTTCTTCCAACGGTTTTCCGATTGCCTTGATCATGCGGCTTTCTCCCCTGCCGAGCTTTGGCTTTTTTCACGGGCGACCCTGATGGGGCTTGGACCCAGTTTCGTTATTCTTTCCGTCATTTCACGGGCAATTTCAGCCCACCTTCCCCCCATTCCGGCAGAAAGGTTAAACATTTCCACTCGGTCGCTTCCGATGCCGACTTTGTCCAGAATCCCTTTGACGCGCTTCACTCGCTGCCGCGCCCGTATATTGCCCGCCAGATAGTGACAATCTCCCTCCATGCAACCCGCGACAAAGACGCCGTCCGCGCCTTCTTCGAAGGCCTTGAGCATGTGAATAATGTCCACCCTGCCCGTGCAGGGCACTTTGACGATCTGAACACTGGTCGGATACTGCAGTCTCATCGAACCTGCCAGGTCCGCTGCGGAGTATGCTCAATAACTGCAGCAGAATGCCAGAATTTTCGGTTCAAATTGTTCTTGGTCCATGGTTTTCTCCTATAGCAATGCAAGAATATGGGCGGAATCCTGGTCATCTTCAGAATGAGACCATTGAATCACCGTGCCATGCGTTTCGACACCCGGATGTCCAACCCCATCCGGGGGTTCGGGAATAATCGGAGCGTCCGTAAAACGACTTCTTAAGCACACCCGGTTCACCGTACACGGTTGCGAAACGACGTGACCTCTATGGCTGCGGTCATCTGACGCTACCGGCGGGAGCATGACCGCTCCGAACGACGATGCCCGCCCTTGTGCGATCTTTCACTGACCGGCCCATAAATAAATGGAAGCCCTTACAGCACAGGGCCTCCAAGCTTGGCGTCCGCTGGTCCCACGCGATGTGAACCCCGATGAAAAACTCGAAGCGACTTCGCGGAGTTTTGAGCACCGAAGCGAATTACTCGACGTTCGCAGGAAATGCATCTGCGCATGGAACCAACGCGTCGGCGACCGTATTCGGGGCGCTCCGGCGCACGATCATGTAGATTACGGCCAATAAGCCGCTTTAGTCAACCACTTAGACCAAATAACCCACTTAAAACGAGAAAACAACCTTTTTTTTGCGTGAGGTCTCTCGCTTCCTATAGGCATGCCTCATATATACAAACAAATGTATAGAAAGCTGCACCGACCTAATGGTTTAAGCGCCTTTACGATCTTCTCGTTCCGGGTTGTTTCCCTCCGCCGTCACGATGATGGGGATCCGTCTCTGCAGGCCATTAATCAGGGAAATGGATTCGTGGTCCGCAGGCATTTGAGCCTACGATGGTGGGAATTTGTTTTGAAAAAGCTACGCCCGCACGGGATGAAAGGCGACTCCATGGGGCCGCATCAATGGCTGCGGCATGCCGGCCATACCTGGTGCGCAAAACTTTGGTCTCGTTTCGGGAAAAGCCGCTTGATTAAAGGGAAGTGCTATTTTATCTTGGGCTTGCGTATGATGGATCGTTCGAGCATCCGCGTGTCGGAAAGTCAAGAGAACCCTATGGCGAATGAAAACTGGAAAGTGCTGATTATCGATGACGAGGAGGGCATCCGGAAAGTGTTGTCCATCACCCTGACGGACGCCGGTTACCATGTGTT
This window contains:
- a CDS encoding hydrogenase iron-sulfur subunit is translated as MDQEQFEPKILAFCCSYUAYSAADLAGSMRLQYPTSVQIVKVPCTGRVDIIHMLKAFEEGADGVFVAGCMEGDCHYLAGNIRARQRVKRVKGILDKVGIGSDRVEMFNLSAGMGGRWAEIAREMTERITKLGPSPIRVAREKSQSSAGEKAA
- a CDS encoding methylenetetrahydrofolate reductase C-terminal domain-containing protein encodes the protein MIKAIGKPLEEIVETLAASKKVLIAGCGGCVTVCEAGGDKEVKVLASSLRLFYTNAGEQKELFEATVTRQCDMEYLNELAEIVDKCDAVVSLACGAGAQYMAERYKDKPVFPGVDTCFIGVNLERGVYSERCQACGKCILASTGGICPVARCSKRMLNGPCGGSEGGKCEVDKNIDCGWHLIYERLKALGQLDRFEIPVDPKDWSTSRDGGPRKIVREDIKI
- a CDS encoding sigma-54-dependent Fis family transcriptional regulator, which produces MNEAAHHILVVDDGSVIRTGISNLLGGKGLSVQTAVDGLQALDMLAGRPYAVALVDVELPGISGLELLKHIRNNHPQTVVIMITDYPSIEGAVDSMKHGALDYLVKPFRADDLESIVQEALDVSGRRQNSPLLHEGERVERGGDSIVGKSPAMKKVFAKIERAAPSDSTVLLTGESGTGKELVARAIHRLSRRGRQEFVPVDCSALVETLLESELFGHVKGSFTGAHQTKHGLFELANQGTFFFDEITNLSLNIQAKLLRVIQEREFMKVGSQKRIKLDIRIIVSCNKDLRAAIKAGVFREDLYYRLSVVPIHLPPLRERSGDVPLLLDHFISSYSRKTGRKIKAVSPQALKMLCAYSWPGNVRELEHTVERISILEDCETIEPEHLPSFISQREGDFQAFSDTGCTLEQLEKRYIQIVLLQTKGVRKEAARILGINRKTLGHKIKKYDLRVNW
- the aspS gene encoding aspartate--tRNA ligase, which produces MDTGVTNDLETLERSHHCGELTSAHAEQSVVLMGWVHRLRNLGGLIFIDLRDREGITQVVFDPHRNPDPVETAKNVRAEFVIAIKGTVHPRPADMVNKSMVTGEVEVLADLIEILNEADVPPFVVDGAQEASEVLRLTYRYLDLRKPSVLESFKTRHKVTSIIREYMNRNGFLDVETPMLTRSTPEGARDYIVPSRVQPGRFYALPQSPQLFKQLLMIAGFDKYYQIVKCFRDEDLRADRQPEFTQLDVEMSFVDEHRIMTLMEGLLKRLWSEILKVEIGIPFHRMSYREAMNRFGTDRPDVRFGMELVDLTEILRGSEYRLFSEAVGKGDVVKAINVRACGDYSRKQMDELVDTAKELGAKGLGWAKIKGGAEWQSPMAKHLADGERTVIAQALNARENDLALFMSGPYAAVSDVLGRLRIRLATNLGLVDNSRYEFLWVTEFPLMEFDEDQNRYVAVHHPFTAPMETDIDRLADRPGDVRSRAYDVVLNGNEIGGGSIRNHRMKIQSRVFEALSINEREAQDKFGFLLKALTLGAPPHGGIALGLDRLVMILCGKSSIRDVIAFPKTQSATCPLTGAPASIPNEQLLELGLRLRSEGE
- a CDS encoding histidine--tRNA ligase — encoded protein: MFQKIKGTRDVLSPEVESWTVLESRARHLFQRFGYSEIRPPAMEWTELFARGIGEATDIVEKEMYSFSDSQGRSVSLRPEATAGIVRAFIENKLYAGPLPRKLFTIGPMFRHERPQKGRFRQFHQIDVELFGDPGPAVDAELIAMGHLYFSELGLGSLTLFVNSLGCPACRPEYRSALLGFLASHRERLCEDCRRRLDTNPLRILDCKVPTCKEVVVNAPCSLDHLCMDCDDHFSNLKRRLDAVEIPYQVNPRLVRGLDYYSRTAFELVTTQLGAQDAVMGGGRYDGLVELFGGPPTPAIGFAIGMERLHLLVGDFAPVKPPDLYVAALGPSALERSFTLVHDLRSAGISVDCSYENKSLKSQMKHADRLQARFVCIIGDAEIETGRVLLRNMQTKEQAEIDLTGIAEQLEPLLTLE
- a CDS encoding methylenetetrahydrofolate reductase; amino-acid sequence: MSLKTSSKLEKVLAAGHLAVTSECGPPRGCDGSVIENKANLIKDYVDAINVTDNQTSVVRLCSLAACIRIKQMGLEPVLQMVTRDRNRIAMQSDILGAASFGINTMLCLTGDHQRFGDHPNSANVFDLDSTQLLQTVRKMREEGKLLSDFEMKDPPRMFVGAAANPFADPFEIRVPRLAKKVAAGAQFIQTQCIYNMKKFKEWLKLARDRGLHEKVAILAGITPIKSVGMAKYMKNRVAGLDVPDEIIKRIGGVPKENQAEEGIKLAIEQIRELKEEPGIRGFHIMAIEWEEKVPEIVKQAGLYPRPKVSD